From Deinococcus detaillensis:
CGGACACGCATCGGTAATGCGGGCGGATAACACTCAGGTTCGGAGGATACGTACACCGCTTACCCTCTGCGAAAACGCAGCGCTGGACAGCAAGATCAATGGCAGGGCTGGGTGCCTCGCCTCCCATTCACCTCGGGACAGGATCTCCAATGGCGTGGAACAGCGGTTTGCCGTAGGTCAACGCACACTTCTGGAGCGTCTTCAGCGTCTGTCCGCCAACATATCCAGCCTCACTTCACCCCACAGGAGGGGAATCATGAAACCCAACGAAACTTTGCAACTGCGCGTCGTTCAGCAACTCGACTGGGAGCCCAGCGTCAATGCCGCGAACATCGGCGTCAAGGTCAAGGACGGTGTAGTGACGCTCGAAGGAAACGTATCCAACTACGCCGAGAAATTCGCGGCCGTCCGTGTAACCAAGGCCGTCTACGGCGTCAAAGGACTGGCAGACGAACTTCACGTCAAGCTGCACTCTTCTTTTGAGCGCACCGACGCCGATATGGTACAATCTGCCCTTCAGATGCTGGCCTGGGACACCGTCGTGCCGAAAGACCAAGTGAAAGTGACAGTCCGAGACGGCCGGATGACACTTGAGGGTGAAGTGGAGTGGGAATATCAGCGGACCGATGCTGAGCGTGCCGTGCGGTACCTCAGCGGTGTTAAGGGAGTTGTCAACGCCGTCACGCTTAAGCACCGCGCCGTCCCGGCGGACGTCAAGGCCAAAATCGAGTTGGCCCTCAAACGCAGCGCCGAGTCCGATGCGCAGCATATTTCTGTTGAAATGCACGATGGTACCGCGACCCTGAGCGGCAACGTGCATACTTTTGCGGCGCGGGATGAGGCGGCACTTGCGGCCTGGGCGGCACCGGGGGTCCGGATGGTGACCGATCACATCACGGTCAACGCAGACTTCGGCACGCGTTGACGCCAGTGCATTAAGTTCAACCTTCTCCCATCTCCCGGCCTTTCCTCTCACCTGACCCTTCAGGTGGCGGGAGCCGGGACGTCATCTGCCTACACCCAGGTTACCCACCCAAGGGAGTGAGCTCATGTTCAATCCGGTGCTCACCAGCCAGTGGGAAGAACGTTTCCTTCAGGGCGTTTACAGAGGGGAGAGCGTGATTGCCGTTTTCGGTACTCTTGACCACGCAGAGCGTGCCATCTATCTGCTTGACCAAGACGGGTTTCTCCTTCGCCAAATCTCGATTGTCTCCAGTACGTTCCACAGTGAGCGGGAGGGGCGACCGGCTAATCTGCTCTGGCTGGCTGGTCGCCTGCTCTTGCTGGGTCCGCGCCCTATTCAGCGGCGCCGCTCTCGTCGCCAGTTCATCTGGCGCGCTGATCGGCATGCCGCTGCAGATCCTCGCTCATTCTTCCTTCCCGGATTCCCTGAGTCCCAGTCTGATCCTGAATCTGGTGTTCGGTCTGGATTCATTCGTGACGGTTCTGGGACTGCGGTGGTGTCTGAACTTAAAGTCTGCCGCCCGTCTGACCTGCTTCACCGGCGAACACTGGTCGTGGAACGCCGCTCTCGCCTTGGGATTCGGTCAGGTGATCTGGATCGTCACCGAGGTTCTGATGCTCCGTGGGCTGAGCCTGTTGCGCTTCTTTTTCGGCGGCTCGTTTGGCTGGCCCTGGTGCTCGGTGTGCGAAGTGGGCTTCACTTGACGCTGATCCCATCTCGGGTTATGAGTGACCCGGTTCAGCGGGCGTGTCCCGAACGTGCGAACCCGGCACAAAAGAGTATCCATCATGATAAATAAACTGATTTTGGTCGCCGACCCTTCCCATGCAGGTCATACCAAAGAAGGTACCGACGTCATCGGAACGGCGCTGCAAGAACATGGCGCGCGGGTGGACGTACATCCGGTCCAAGAAGTCATCACGCTTGAGCCATACCGCGCCGTGATGGTGGGCAAGGTACGTGACTTGCCCGGAACGAAGGAGATCCAGGGCAGTTCACCCCTCGTCCTCAGTCATGTCTACAAAAACTTCGGTGACAAGCCAGCGGTAAAAGACCTTAGCCTAGAGGTGCGCCCCGGCGAGTTTTACACCCTGCTGGGCAGCAACGGCGCGGGCAAGACCACCACACTGCGAATGATTGCCGGGCTTCTGGCCCCCGACGCTGGTGACATCAGCCTGTATGGTCGCAGCCTGAAAGCTGATCCCCAGGAAGCCCGCCGCCCGCTGGCCTACCTGCCCGACGATCCGCTGCTGTACGGCAAGCTGCGGCCCGGCGAGTACCTGGAATTCGTGGCCGGACTGTGGGGTATTTCGGCCATGACAGCCGCCCCGGAGGCTGAGCG
This genomic window contains:
- a CDS encoding ATP-binding cassette domain-containing protein translates to MINKLILVADPSHAGHTKEGTDVIGTALQEHGARVDVHPVQEVITLEPYRAVMVGKVRDLPGTKEIQGSSPLVLSHVYKNFGDKPAVKDLSLEVRPGEFYTLLGSNGAGKTTTLRMIAGLLAPDAGDISLYGRSLKADPQEARRPLAYLPDDPLLYGKLRPGEYLEFVAGLWGISAMTAAPEAERLLRWLDLWDVRTQLTEGFSRGMKQKLALAGALIHQPRLLLLDEPLTGLDAAAARMVKDALRDFAVSGGAVVLVTHIMEVAEGLAHRIGILHQGQLVAEGSLDELRRVSGLGESAHLEDVFLHLVGAQ
- a CDS encoding BON domain-containing protein; translation: MKPNETLQLRVVQQLDWEPSVNAANIGVKVKDGVVTLEGNVSNYAEKFAAVRVTKAVYGVKGLADELHVKLHSSFERTDADMVQSALQMLAWDTVVPKDQVKVTVRDGRMTLEGEVEWEYQRTDAERAVRYLSGVKGVVNAVTLKHRAVPADVKAKIELALKRSAESDAQHISVEMHDGTATLSGNVHTFAARDEAALAAWAAPGVRMVTDHITVNADFGTR